Below is a window of Stappia sp. DNA.
TGCCCTGTCGCTGCTCGGCAAGATCGACAATGAGCTGCGCCTGCCGCTCGTGCCCGTGAGCGAGACGACGCAGGTCGCGATCCGCGATGCGATGACGCACGCCGGCCTGCTCAACTGAACGAGGTACCGACGAGGCACCCGCATGTGCGCGGGCGCGTCGCGGTGAAGACACGACCATGGCCAAGACAAAGTCGAATGACGGCGGCCGCAAGGTCGTCGCCGAAAACCGCAAGGCGCGGTTCAATTACGAGATCGAGGACACCTTCGAGGCCGGCATCGCGCTCACCGGCACGGAGGTGAAGGCGCTTCGGCTGGGCAAGTCGAACATCGCCGAATCCTACGCCAGCCACGAAGGCGGCGAACTGTGGCTGATCAACTCCTATATCCCGGAATACCTGCAGGCCAACCGCTTCAATCATGAGCCGCGCCGGCGGCGCAAACTCCTCCTGCACAAGCGCGAGATCGCCCGTCTCGCGGCCTCCGTGCAGAAGGAGGGCAAGACCATCGTGCCGCTCAAACTCTATTTCAACGAGAAGGGCCGGGCGAAACTGGAAGTGGCGCTGGCGCGCGGCAAGAAGCTGCATGACAAGCGCGAGACCGAGAAGAAGCGCGACTGGAATCGCGAGAAGGCCCGCCTGTTGAAAACCGCAGGATAGGCTGTGCGCAGGCTGTGGATCGGCTGTTCATGAATTGTGAACAGCCCCTGCAATCGGTTCGTGCCCCAGGTTAAGAAGTTCTTCCAAGAGTCTGACGCGGAAAGTGATTCAAGACTTTAAGAGAATGCTCTCCAGCAGCGTCCGCCGCGCGCCCTCGATGGGGGTGGGCTTGCGCGTGGCGGCATCGACCTGCACGTGGACGAAGCGTCCCTGCGCGCTCGCGCTCGTCGCGTCGCCGCGAAACAGCGCGATCTCGTAGGTCACCGACGACCCGCCGAGACGGACCGCCCGCACCCCCGCATGCACGGTGTCGGGAAAGACGATTTCCGAGAAATAGGCGCATTGCGTCTCGACCACCAGAAACACCGTTTCCGAGCGGCGCGGGTCGAGCACGCCCTGTTCCATCAGCCACCCGTTCACGGCCGTGTCGAAGTAGCTCAGATACTCCACGTTGTTGACGTGGCCGTAGACGTCGACGTCCATCCAGCGTGTGGGGATCGCCCGCACGACCGGAAAGAGATCGCGGGACAGCGGAAGGGGGCGGGTGCTCATGGGGATGGACCGGGTGGAACGGGGATGGGTCAGAAGGCGGCACGGTAGATGGCGAGCGCGTCGGCCTCGCCCACCTCGCGCGGATTGTTCACGAGAAGCCGGGTCTGCTTCATCGCGTCGCGGGCAAGGCCCGGCAGGTCCGCCTCGCCGATGCCGACGGCGCGCAGGCCTTGGGGCAGTCCGAGCCGCGCATTGAGGGCGGCGATCTCTTCCGCGAAGCGCGCGGCGCGGTCCTGCGTGCTTTCGAAGCGGGTGAGATCGGGAAAGACGAGCGGGGCGATCTCGGCATAGAGATCGGCCGCCTGCGGCGCGTTGAAGCGCAGCACATGCGGCAGCACCAGCGCGTTGGAGAGCCCGTGCGGCACATGAAACCGCCCGCCGATCGGATAGGCCAGAGCATGCACGGCGGCGACGGGGGAGTTGGCGAAGGCCTGACCGGCGAGCAGCGAGCCGAGCAGCATGGCGGCGCGTGCATCGCGGTTCGCCCCATCGGCGACCGCCGCCTCGATGTTGGCGCCGAGCAGCCGCAGCGCCTCGCAGGCGAGGGCTTTCGAGACCGGATTGTTGTTCGCCGATTTCGAGGCATAGGCCTCGATGGCGTGGACCATGGCGTCGACCCCGGTCGCCGCCGTCACCGGGGCCGGCAGCCCGAGGGTGAGATCCGGGTCGAGCAGCGCCAGATCGGGCAGCAGCACCGGCGAGACGACGCCGCGTTTCTCGTCGTCCTCCACCGTCACGATGGAAATCGGCGTGACCTCCGAGCCCGTGCCGGCGGTGGTGGGCACGAGCGCCAGCGGCAGGCGCGGCCCTTGCGCGTTGCCGATGCCCCAGGCCGCATCGAGATCCTCGTCGCTGCCCGAAAGCAGTGCTGCGAGCTTGGCGACATCGAGCGACGAGCCGCCGCCGAAGCCGAGCACCCCGGTCGCGCGATGGGCGCGCGCGGCGTCTGCCGCCGCCATCACCACCGCGCGCGGCGGATCGGCGACCACATCGGTGAAGAGCGCGACCTCCACGCCCGCGGCCGTGAGGGCCTGACGCGGACCGTCGAGCAGCCCGGCGGCCACCAGCCCGGCGTCGGTGACGACGAGAATGCGCGCGCCCAGCGATCCGACATGCGCCGCGATCTCGGACGCGGCCCCGGGGGCGAAGACGATGCGCGGCGTGGTGGCGAAGTGAAACGGCGCGATCATGGGAACCCCTTTTGCGAAAGAAGCTGCGGAGGGTGGGGAGGCGATCAGCCGGGCCGGCGCCCGAACTTGTTGGAGCGCGGGAAGCCGCTTGGCGGCAGGCGTCCGGCCTGGGCGCGGTCGCCGCGCCAGTCGGTCAGCTCCTCCAGCGAGCGGGTGAAGCTGCGGCCCGAACTGTCCACCCAGGTGAGCCCCTGAGCACCGTCGAAGGTGGTCGCGTCGGACACGCCGCCGTCGCGGTAGCGCTGAAGCCGCACACCGCGCCCGCGCGCCATTTCCGGGATCTGAGCGACGGGGAAGACCAGCAGCTTGCGGTTTTCGCCGATGATGGCGACGTGATCGCCCGCGACCGGTACGCAGAGCTTCGCCTCGGCGGGGGTGGAGACATTGAGCACCTGCTTGCCCTTGCGGGTGTTGGCGATCACGTCCTCTTCCTTGACGACGAAGCCGCGCGCCTCGGTCGAGACCAGCAGCAGCTTGCGCTCTCCCTTGGCGACGAAGACGTCGACCACGTCGTGGCCCTCGTCGATATCCACCATCAGGCGGAACGGCTCGCCGTGGCCGCGTCCGCCGGGCAGGCGATCCGCCTGCAGGGTGAAGAACTTGCCGCCGGTGGTGTAGACCAGCAGCTTGTCGGTGGTCTCGGCGAAGAGCGAGAGCTTGAGCTTGTCGCCCTGCTTGAAGGACAGCGAGGCGAGGTCGCTCTGGTGGCCTTTCAGCGCGCGCACCCAGCCCTTTTCGGACACGATGACGGTGATCGGCTCCTTTTCGATCATCGCCTGATGGATGTCGCTGACATCGAGATCGACCGCGTCGCCGAAGCCGGTGCGGCGCTTGCCGAGCGGCGTTTCGGGGCCGTAGACCTTGGCGAGTTCGCCGATCTGCTTGCCGATCCGGGTCCACTGGCGCGTCTCGGAGCCGAGCAGCGTGAGGATGTCCTCGCGCTCCTTGGTGAGCTTGTCGTGCTCCTTGCGGATCTCCAGTTCCTCAAGCTTGCGCAGGGCGCGCAGGCGCATGTTGAGGATCGCTTCGGCCTGCACGTCGGAAAGCTCGAAGGCCGCGATCAGCGAGGCCTTGGCGTCGTCCTCCTCGCGGATGATGCGGATCACCTCGTCGAGGTTCAGATAGGCGATCAGATAGCCGCCGAGCACCTCCAGCCGGTGCTCGATTTGCGCCAGCCGGTGCTGCGAGCGGCGCACCAGCACATCCTTGCGGTGGTCGAGCCACTCGCGCAGGACCTGCTTCAGCCCCATCACCATCGGCACCTTGCCGTGCGACAGGACGTTCATGTTGAGCGAGAACCGGCTCTCCAGATCGGTGAGCTTGAACAGCGATTCCATCAGGAGATCCGGGTCGACGTTCTTCGACCGGGGCACCAGAACGACGCGCACGTCCTCGGCCGACTCGTCGCGGATGTCGTCAAGCAGCGGTAGCTTGCGCGCCTGCAGCAGCTCCGCGATCTTCTCGATCAGCCGCGACTTCTGCACCTGATAGGGGATCTCGGTGACGACGACCTGCCAGGTGCCGCGCGCCAGTTCCTCCCTCTCCCAGCGGGCGCGCACGCGAAACCCGCCGCGCCCCGTTTCATAGGCTTCCAGAAAGGCCGCGTCGTTCTTCACCAGAACGCCGCCGGTGGGAAAGTCCGGGCCCTGGATGTGCGTCAGCAGATCGGCGGTGGTCGCCTCCGGCGTCTTGATGAGGTGCTGCGCGGCGGCGCACAACTCGCCGATGTTGTGCGGCGGGATCGAGGTCGCCATGCCGACCGCGATGCCGGCCGCGCCATTGGCCAGCAGGTTCGGGAACCCGCCGGGCAGGACCACCGGTTCCCTGTCGAGCCCGTCGTAGGTCTCGCGGAAGTCGACGGCATCCTCGTCGAGCCCGTCGAGGGTGCGCACGGCGATGTCGGTGAGGCGGGCCTCCGTGTAGCGCATGGCCGCCGCGCTGTCGCCGTCGATATTGCCGAAGTTGCCCTGGCCGTCGACCATGGGATAGCGGACGGCGAAATCCTGCGCGAGGCGCACCAGCGCGTCATAGATCGCCTGGTCGCCATGCGGGTGGTATTTACCCATCACGTCGCCGACGACGCGGGCGCATTTCTTGAAGCCGGCGTTGGGGTCGAGCTTCAGGAGCCGCATGGCGTAGAGCAGGCGGCGATGGACGGGCTTCAGCCCGTCGCGCACGTCCGGCAGCGCCCGGTGCATGATGGTCGACAGCGCGTAGGAGAGATAGCGCTCCTCGAGCGCCTCGCGCAGATTGATCGGCTCCACGCCGTCGGGCGGAATCAGGTCGTTTCCCATGAGACTTGGCTACAGCCAATCGCCGAATCACGCAACGGATCCGCGCGGTCTCGCGGTTTTCCCGGGCGGTTCGGGCGGGCGGGTCAGTCGGGCAATTCAGTCGGGCGGCTCGGTCGGGGTTGTCAGCGCGCGGCGCACCGCCTCGATGAAGCCGTCGCGGGCCGGCGAGGGCGCGAGCCCGCGCGGCTCGTAGACGTGGCGGTTGAGAAAGAAGCCGGTCAGGCGGAAGGCGTCGGCCAGCGTCGCCGGATCGACGTCGCCGGCGCTTGACCGGCCCGACGCCCGGCTTGCCTCGTTGAGGAAGGCGGGCAGCGGCAGCATCCGGTCGTGATAGGGCAGGCCGGCGGAACGGCTCACGGCGCGTCCCGACTTCGGCGAGACATAGACGAGATCGTCGGTCGTGCCGGTCGCCGCGCATTCGGACAGATCGAGGCCGAAGCCGAGATCGGCCAGCACCTGCAACTCGAAATGCACCATCAGCGGGCCGGCGACATCGGGGGCGTGCAGATGGGCGAGGATCGTCTCCAGCCCCGCGTGGAGCTGGGGATGGGGATCGCGCTCGGGCAACAGATGGAGAAGGGCGGCCACCGCCTGCAGGCCGTAAACGCCGCTCGCGGCGCGCATCAGATCGGCGGCGCGAAGGGTCACGGCTTCCGCCGTGAAGGTGCCGAGGTGATGATCGAGCCGCGCGCGCCAGACGAGACTCACCGTGTTGCCCGGCTGCAGCGTGGCCTGTTGGCGGCGGCTGCGGCCGCCGCGCACGAGACCGAGATGGCGCCCGCGCGCCCGCGTCATCACCTCGAGGATCAGGCTCGATTCCCCGTGGCGCCGCGTGGCGAGAATGATGCCCTCGTCGCTCCATTCCATGGCGGTGGCGCCTCGCGCGCGGTTTCGCTAGAGCATTTCTCGTGAACGCTGACTCACGCGACATGCTCCATGTCTTTGTTTTTACGCAATTTCGCGAGCGCAAAAGTCTCCAACTTTTGCTGAAATTGCTCTAGCGCGGGAACTCCAGTCCCATCTCGCGGTAGCGCTCGGGATCGTCGGACCAGTTCTCGCGCACCTTCACGAAGAGAAACAGATGCACCGGCTGGTCCAGCGCCTCGGCGATCTCCTTGCGCGCGGCCTGCGAGATCGCCTTGATCGTCTGTCCGGCCTTGCCGAGCACGATCTTCTTCTGGCTGTCGCGCTCGACGTAGATCGTCTGCTCGATGCGCACCGAGCCGTCCTTGCGCTCCTGCCAGCTCTCGGTTTCCACCGTCGACATATAGGGCAGTTCCTGGTGCAGCCGCAGGAACATCTTCTCGCGCGTGATCTCGGCCGCGAGCATGCGCATGGGCAGGTCCGAGGCCTGATCCTCCGGATAGAGCCAGGGCCCTTCCGGCACTTGACGGCCCAGATGGTCCATCAGCCGGTCGAGCCCGTCGCCGGTCTGGGCGGAAACCATGAAGGTCTCGTCGAAGGCGACCTTGTCGTTGGCCGCCTGGGCGAGCGCCAGAAGCTTTTCCCGCTTGGTGATGTCGATCTTGTTGAGCACCAGGATCTTGGGCAGCTTCACCTCGGCGAGGCGCTCCAGAATGCTCTCGACCTGATCGTCGATGCCCTTCTTGGAATCGATCAGCAACACCACGATGTCCGCTTCGCGCGCACCGCCCCAGGCGGTGTCCACCATGGCGCGCTCCAGCCGCCGCTTGGGACGGAAGATGCCCGGCGTGTCGACGAAGACGATCTGCGACGGTCCGTGCATGGCGATGCCGCGCACCAGCGCGCGCGTCGTCTGCACCTTGTGGGTGACGATGGAGACCTTGATGCCGACAAGCGCGTTGAGCAGCGTCGACTTGCCCGCGTTCGGCGCGCCGATCAGCGCCACGAAGCCGGCGCGGGTCGCGGCGTCGGTCGCGGTCGCCTGGGCCGAAGACGCGTCGGCCCCCGGCGCGTCGCCGGTTGGCGTGTCGGGGGAACCGGCGTCGGGGCCGGGCGTGGGGTCGTCGCTCACGTGTCTGTGCTCTCTGTCCAGAGGCCCTCGCGCACGAGGGCGGCTTCGGCGGCGCGCTGTTCGGCGATGCGCTTGGAGCCGCCCGTGCCGAAGGCCGGGTCGATGTCGTCGATGTCCACCCGCACGGTGAAGCGCGGCGCGTGGTCCGGCCCGCTGCGGTCGGTCATCGTGTAGGTCGGCGCGGCCTTGCCGTGTCCCTGCGCCCACTCCTGGAGCGTCGTCTTGGGATCGCGCAAGGGGCCGCTCGATTGCGTCATGCGCCGTTCCCAGTGGCGCCTGACGAAAGCTTGCGCCGCTTCGAGGCCGGCGTCCAGATAGATCGCGGCGATCACCGCCTCGCAGACATCCGCGAGGATCGCCGTCTTCTTCCGCCCGCCGGTCTGCGCCTCGCTCTCGCCGAAGACGATCGCCTGCCCAAGCGCCAGCTCGCGGGCGACCTCGGCGCAGGTCTCGCGCTTGACGAGCTGGTTGAGCCGGCGTGCCAGTTCGCCCTCGTCGGCCTTGGGGAAGGCGTGATGCAGCATGGTGGCGACGCACAGGCCGAGCACGCGGTCGCCGAGAAACTCGAGCCGCTGGTAGCTGTCGATGCCGTGCGAGCGCGAGGTCGCGCTGCCGTGGGTGAGGGCCCGCGTCAGCAGCGTGGCGTCGGCGAAGCTGTGGCCGAGCCGCTGTTCGAGGGGGGCATGCGGCGACCGGCTCGCGCCGGAAGACTTTGCACCGGAAGACTTCGCGCCGGAAGGCATGGGCAGATCGCTTCGTTGAAACGGTGTGGCGAGGCGGCCAAAGGGCCGCGTCACAGGGTCCGGAACAGGCGGCTGCCGCGCACGGTCCACGGCCACTTCCAGAACATCCAGGCCGAGGCATCCTCCTCGACCGAGAAGAAGATGATTTCCGCGCGGCCGACGAAGTTTTCCAGCGGCACCGTGCCGACGGCGTTCATCACGCGGCTGTCGGTGGAATTGTCGCGGTTGTCGCCCATCATGAAGTAATGGCCCGGCGGCACCTTGTAGACACGGGTGTTGTCCCAGGTTCCGCGCATGGTCAGGTCGAGCGTTTCGTAGCTCACGCCGTTGGGCAGCGTCTCGCGGTAGCGCGGCACGCGGCGCACGTTGCCGAAGGTGTCGGTGGTGATGAAGTCGTCGATGCGCTCCCGCGCCACCGCCGTGCCGTTGATGTGCAACACGCCGTCGATCATCTGGATCTCGTCGCCGGGCAGGCCGACCACGCGTTTGATGTAGTCGGTGGAATTGTCGCGCGGCAACTTGAACACGGCGATATCGCCACGCTCCGGCTCGCCTGCCCAGATGCGCCCCTCGAAGGGGATCAGCCCATAGGGAAACGAATACTGCGAATAGCCGTAGCTGTATTTCGAGACGAACAGGTAGTCGCCGATCAGCAGCGTGTCCATCATCGACCCCGAGGGGATGTTGAACGGCTGGAACAGCAGCGTGCGCACGATGAGGGCGAGTGCCAGCGCCTGGACGAGAACCTTGACGGTTTCGCCGAGACCGCCGTCCTTTTTCGACTTCTCTTCAGACACGCTCATTCGATCCTTAACCACATCGTGGGGCTCTTCTGCCCGCCGTGCGAGCGCCGCCCGCCGTGCGAATACCGCCCTGGGCCTCCGGCACCCGCCGGCCGGCGTCGTATCCCGGGCGGAAACTGCAAACCGTTCCTGGACGTCGCAACGGGGGAGGAGGCCGTTCCACTCTCAAGGCTTGTACCGGGTCGCTTGAGGGGACGCAACGACTTGTGGACGCGCCCCGAGGTCATCCGCGCTCTCGCGGGTCGTGGGCGGGCTCGAGGGCGGAGCCGGGATCGGGGGCCGGGGACGGGCCTTCCGGCCAGTCGGCCGGCCAGGCCGTGATGACCACGAAGGCCTGTGCGAGCGGGTCGTCGTCGGTGATCGTCAGGTCGATGCGCGGGGAGAAGCCCGCCGGCACGAGGCTCATCAGCCGGCGCTCGGCGGAGCCGGTGAGCTGCATGGTGGGTTTTCCCGAGGGCAGGTTCACCACGCCCATCTCGCGCCAGGCGACGCCCATGCGGATGCCGGTGCCAAGCGCCTTGGAGCAGGCCTCCTTGGCCGCGAACCGCTTGGCATAGGAGGCGGCGCGCAGCCGCCGCCGGTCGGAGCGCGCGCGCTCCTGCTCGGTGAAGACCCGCCGCACGAACCGCTCGCCGAACCGCTCCAGCGTCTTTTCGACGCGACGTATGTCGATGAGATCGGATCCGATGCCGATGATCATGATCAGGCGGCTTTCGCGCGGGCGGCGTCCATCAGCCGGCGCATTTCGGCGATTGCTGCCTCGAGGCCGATGAAGATCGCCTCGCCGACCAGGAAATGGCCGATGTTGAGCTCGACGAGTTCGGGGATCGCGGCGATGTCGCCGACCGTGTCGAAGGCGATGCCGTGGCCGGCATGTACCTCGAGACCGATCTCGGCGCCGTGGCGGGCGGCCTCGCGCAGGCGCTTCAGCTCGGCCGCCGCGCCCGCGCGGTCGCCGTCGCCGACGAGGTCGCAATAGCGGCCGACGTGCAGTTCCACCACCGGCGCGCCGAGCGACAGGGCCGCGTCGAGCTGTGCCCGGTCCGCCTCGACGAAGAGGGAGACGCGGCTGCCGTTCTCGGCGAGACGCTGCACGATGGGCTTGAGGTGATTGTGACCGCCGCGCGCGTCCAGACCGCCCTCGGTGGTGCGTTCCTCGCGCTTTTCCGGAACGATGCAGGCGGCATGCGGGCGTGCCTTCAGGGCGATGTCCAGCATCTCCTGCGTCGCTGCCATCTCGAAGTTGAGCGGCAGGGCGATTTCGCGCGACAGGCGTTCGATGTCCTCGTCGGAAATGTGCCGGCGATCCTCGCGCAGATGCGCGGTGATGCCGTCGGCCCCGGCCTTTTCCGCCAGATGGGCGGCGCGCACGGGGTCGGGCATGCGTCCGCCGCGCGCGTTTCGGATGGTCGCAACGTGGTCGATGTTGACGCCGAGACGCAGGCGCTGGCTCGTCATGTCAAAGGTCTCCTGGACATCGCGAAACGCAGGTGTGCCGGGCGGCACGCCCGCAATATGGACCGCTCAGGGGTGAGCGTCGAGATCTTGCGCGCCGGTTTTCGGCGTCGTCAGGCCGCGCTTGGCGGCGATGCGCACGCGCCGCGAGCGCTGATAGGCGCGCACGGAGTAGAAGACGAGAAAATAGGAAATGGTCGCGCTTGCAAGGCCGAGCGGCACGCAGCCCACCAGCATCGGCTTGATGAGCGGCAGGACCGTGTCGAGCGAGCGCTCGAAGAATCCGGTGTCGAGATGCTCGTGGAAGGCGTCGTGCGACAGCGTCTTCGCCTCCCCGTAAAGGATCGTGGTGCCGAGCTTGTAGGTCGACGCCCAGATCAGCGGAAAGGTGAGGGGATTGCCGACCGCGGTGCCGAAGGCGGCGGCGATCATGTTGCCGCCGATCAGGAAGGCGATCAGGAAGCTCAGCAGGAAATGCAGCCCGATGAAGGGCGTGATCGAGGCGAAGGCGCCGGCCGCGAAACCGAGTGCGATGGCATTCGGGCTCGCGGTCAGCCGCAGCACGCGTTTGGTGAAATAGCGGGCGGAGCGGGCGAAACTGTGCCGGGGCCAGACCGCAACGCGCAATCTCTCGAGGTGATTCGGGCGTTTCCGGCGTTTGAACAGCATGCACGTGTCTTCGTGGTTCTTGGGGCGCTGCCCGTCGGGTTTCGGGGACGGGCCCCCGCTCAGCCTATCTCGCGCGTGACCTCGGAGATATTCGGTTTTGCCCGCAGCTGGTTCATGATGCGGGTGAGATGCTTCAGATCCCATACTTCGAGATCGATGAGCATTTCATGAAAATCGGCGGCGCGTCCCAGCATTTTCAGATTGTCGATGTTGCCGTCAAGGTCGGCGATGGTCGCGGCGATGGTGGCGAGCGATCCGGGTTCGTTCAGCGCCGACACCGAGATGCGGGCCGGAAAGCGGTCGCGATCCTCGCGCGTCATGTCCCAGCGCACGTCCAGCCAGCGGTCCGGCTCGTCCTCGAAGGCCTGCAGCGCGGTCGACTGGATCGGATAGATCGTCACGCCGACGCCGGGGGTGAGAATGCCGACGATCCGGTCGCCCGGCACGGCTCCGCCGTCGGGCGCGAAGGAGACAGGAAGATCGCCCGTCAGGCCGCGGATCGGCAGCGCGGCATCGCCCGGCTTTCGGTCGTCCCCGTCGGGCACGCGGAATTTCATGCCGCTGCCTGCGTCCAGCCCGAACCAGCCGTCCTTTCCGTCCGGCGGGACGGTGGACAGCCGGTCGTCCATGTAGTCGGGGTAGATCGCGGAGACGACCTCATGCGCGCGGGTCTCGCCACGTCCGACGGCGGCCAGCAGGTCCTCGATGCTGGCGTGCCCGGTGGTCGCCAGCGCACCGGCCAGCAGATCGTCGCTCAGCGTGTGGCCGGCGCGCAGGAAAGCCCGCTCCAGGATGTGGCGGCCGAGCGAGCCGTATTGCGCGCGCGCCGATTCGCGGGTCGCGCGGCGGATGGCCGCGCGCGCCTTGCCGGTGACGGCGATCGACTCCCAGGCCGGCGGCGGCGTCTGCGCCTGGCTGCGCACGATCTCCACTTCGTCGCCGTTCCGCAATTCGGTGACGAGCGGCATGATCTGGCCGTTGATCTTGGCGCCGACGCAGGTGTTGCCAATGTCGGTGTGAACCGCATAGGCGAAGTCGATGGGCGTGGCCCCGCGCGGCAGGGCGATGAGCCGGCCCTTCGGCGTGAAGCAGAACACCTGGTCGTGGAACAGCTCCAGCTTGGTGTTCTCCAAAAACTCTTCCGGCGTGTCGCCCTGCGACAGCATCTCGATGGTGCGGCGCAGCCACTCGTAGGCGCGGCTTTCCTGATCGAGCTTGGCGATGTTGCGCCCGCCGAATTCGCCGTCCTTGTAGAGCGCATGCGCGGCGATGCCGTATTCCGCCACGCGGTCCATGGCGGTGGTGCGGATCTGCAGTTCCACGCGCTGCCGGCTCGGCCCCACCACGGTGGTATGGATCGAGCGGTAGTCGTTCTGCTTGGGCGTGGAGAGATAGTCCTTGAAACGGTCCGGCACCGCCGGCCAGGTCGTATGGATCACGCCGAGCACCCGGTAGCAGGCTTCCACGGTGCCCACCACGACGCGGAAGCCGTAGATGTCGGACAATTGCTCGAAGGCGATCGACTTCGACTGCATCTTGCGGAAGATCGAGTAGGGCCGCTTCTGGCGTCCGCGCACGATGGCCGCGATGCCGCGCTCCTCGAGCCGCTGGGTGAGGCTCGCCTCGATGTCGCCGATCAGGCTGCCGTTCCTGTCTTCCAGCGCGGTCAGCCGCTCCATGATGGCGGCATAGGCTTCGTGGTTGAGCGTAT
It encodes the following:
- a CDS encoding bifunctional (p)ppGpp synthetase/guanosine-3',5'-bis(diphosphate) 3'-pyrophosphohydrolase, with the protein product MMRQYELVERVQRFNPNVDEALLNKAYVYAMQKHGSQTRASGDPFFSHPLEVAAILTDLRLDDATIAVALLHDTIEDTTATRDEIDRMFGPEIGKLVDGLTKIKRLDLVSKKAKQAENFRKLLLAIADDVRVLLVKLADRLHNMRTLHHMPEHKRGRIAEETMEIYAPLAGRMGMQDMREELEDLAFHTLNHEAYAAIMERLTALEDRNGSLIGDIEASLTQRLEERGIAAIVRGRQKRPYSIFRKMQSKSIAFEQLSDIYGFRVVVGTVEACYRVLGVIHTTWPAVPDRFKDYLSTPKQNDYRSIHTTVVGPSRQRVELQIRTTAMDRVAEYGIAAHALYKDGEFGGRNIAKLDQESRAYEWLRRTIEMLSQGDTPEEFLENTKLELFHDQVFCFTPKGRLIALPRGATPIDFAYAVHTDIGNTCVGAKINGQIMPLVTELRNGDEVEIVRSQAQTPPPAWESIAVTGKARAAIRRATRESARAQYGSLGRHILERAFLRAGHTLSDDLLAGALATTGHASIEDLLAAVGRGETRAHEVVSAIYPDYMDDRLSTVPPDGKDGWFGLDAGSGMKFRVPDGDDRKPGDAALPIRGLTGDLPVSFAPDGGAVPGDRIVGILTPGVGVTIYPIQSTALQAFEDEPDRWLDVRWDMTREDRDRFPARISVSALNEPGSLATIAATIADLDGNIDNLKMLGRAADFHEMLIDLEVWDLKHLTRIMNQLRAKPNISEVTREIG